From Hermetia illucens chromosome 6, iHerIll2.2.curated.20191125, whole genome shotgun sequence, one genomic window encodes:
- the LOC119659524 gene encoding uncharacterized protein LOC119659524, with protein sequence MLQSPKNPRKKSNSRVERKPNDSDIPEPCPFSDASFPTLRIPAFLGNLMRPVKVWDMIIIEGKVPINATSMTISLETTKNPAETVPFQFTVKFLEQTISCNAKISGEWGVEETLNRTSGKGKKMLLKRGKRFTFTLLMTQEDFLISINKKSAGCYPYRSKLKLVRTVRVSGDVYRVLRVDHRSIFPSPWPKYITPAMISFDAPERLVIGWVIVFGGIMYAKKGHSFDIRLFEMGTQRIRLLMRLDKGRISYYENCSAFGYDLSLSHETIQESNPLEHMKPFRIAIALAAEGFRIAINGELQTSYPYFSRVRAVSGLKLLEQAARVSVFSVDYVKLDNERCLGFAVLSKWNFCLT encoded by the exons ATGCTGCAGAGTCCCAAAAACCCAAGGAAAAAATCAAACAGTCGAGTGGAGCGAAAGCCTAATGACTCCGATATTCCAGAACCTTGTCCATTTTCCGATGCCAGCTTTCCGACTCTGCGAATTCCGGCCTTTCTGGGAAATCTTATGCGACCAGTGAAAGTGTGGGACATGATCATAATTGAAGGAAAGGTGCCAATCAATGCCACTAG CATGACGATATCCCTTGAAACTACCAAAAATCCCGCAGAAACAGTGCCCTTTCAGTTCACTGTCAAATTTTTAGAGCAGACAATATCCTGTAATGCAAAAATTTCTGGGGAATGGGGAGTGGAAGAAACTCTCAACCGGACTTCTGGGAAggggaaaaaaatgttactgAAAAGAGGAAAACGTTTTACATTTACGCTCCTCATGACTCAGGAGGACTTCCTGATTTCCATCAACAAAAAGTCAGCCGGGTGCTATCCATATCGGTCAAAATTGAAGCTCGTAAGGACTGTTCGAGTGAGTGGCGACGTGTATAGGGTGTTACGAGTcgaccatcgttccatctttcCATCACCGTGGCCGAAATATATAACTCCGGCTATGATAAGCTTTGACGCACCCGAGCGGCTTGTTATCGGCTGGGTTATAGTTTTCGGCGGAATAATGTATGCAAAAAAAGGACATTCATTTGACATACGACTATTTGAAATGGGAACACAACGAATAAGACTATTAATGCGCCTGGATAAGGGCCGGATTTCATACTATGAGAATTGCTCAGCATTCGGATACGACCTCTC ACTCTCACATGAAACTATTCAAGAGTCGAATCCTTTGGAGCACATGAAGCCATTTCGCATTGCCATAGCTTTAGCTGCTGAAGGATTTCGGATTGCCATCAATGGTGAACTTCAAACGTcatatccttatttttctcGGGTGCGAGCCGTGAGCGGCCTTAAATTACTGGAACAGGCTGCTCGAGTTAGTGTCTTTTCTGTCGATTACGTAAAGCTGGACAATGAACGCTGTTTGGGGTTTGCAGTGCTATCAAAATGGAATTTCTGTTTAACGTAG